AGGAGAGCGTCAACGGGCCTTCATCCAGCATGGTCCGCTATGTCGGCAAGTGCGACGTGCTGCTGGAAACCTTCCTGCAGCGGCTGGTGGAAGCAAAGGGCGATACGCCGGCGATCATGGCGGCGGCTGAAACGGCGGTGCTGGCCATCAATGCCCTGAATGACCGGGCGGATGGCGGGCTCATCGAAACCGGCGAGCGTGAAGACCTGTGTGAACTGATCGACCAGGCCTGTGCCTGGGCAGGACTGGATATCGGCGAAGGAGACGTCGCCGGCAACTGGCGCGAGTGGTGACCATCGCGGCGGCATTGTAAACACCGCAATGCAGAAGGCCACCCCGGACGGCAAACGTTCGGGCTGTCGCGGCGGTGCACGGACGCAGGCGTCAGCCGCTGACGGGTGCCAGCAGGTCGGTGCGCAGGTGGCGAGTCAATCCGCGCTCGCCCGCGGCCATCACACCCTGGTGATTCCACTCGAAAACCGGCCGCGCCAACCGCGCGATGCGCTGCATCCAGCGCTTCTCCAGTTCGACGCGCCAGAGGTATTCCACGGCCGTTCCGGTCCGTGTGTCGGCAAGACTCCAGCGCCCTTCGCCGCGCAGGTCGCCGCTGGCGCTGGCTCGCAGGCGTGACTGTGGCACCACTTCGACCACGTGTGTCACCAGCCGGAGCGAGTAGGGCAGGCGGCTGCTCCAGTCCAGACGGTGACAGGCGCCGACGCCGTCGCTGCCACCGGCATCCACTTCCTCGACGGCCGTCACGTAGGGCCACCAGCTGGGCCAGGCGTTGACCGAGCGGATGGCTTTCCACACGACTTCGCGCGGCGCGGGGATGTGCCAGTGAGTTACCAGTTCGAAACGGCAGGAGGACGTCATGGAAACCTCGTCGGATCGACAGCGTGCCGCCCGCACGCCCGGTGCCGGATGCCTGCCGGCACTTTCCCTACGAAGACGGCGCCAGGCGTGGATGCAGGGTGGTCTCAGGGGCCTGCTGCCGCGTCGACAATGGCGTCCCAGTAGGGCGCCTCACCGAAGCGATCGGCCAGGAATGCGATGAAGGCGCGCACTTTCGCCGGAACGTTGCGGCGGGATGGATATACCGCGCTCAGCTCCAGGGGCGGCCGCTGAAACGGTTGCAACAGGGGAACCAGTTCGCCGCGCTCGACGGCCGGAGCGATGATGAAGGTGGGCAGGTAAGCCACGCCATGGCCGGCGATGGCGGATTCGCGCAACGCACCGCCGTTGTTGACCCGCAGTACTGAGGCAACCTCGACGCTGAATGCTTTTCCGGTGTCGGGTTGGATAAAGCTCCAGTAGGTGCGTTCGTCCAGGTTGCTGTAGGCCAGTCCGCGATGGCCGGCGAGATCTTCCGGGGTGGCTGGCGTGCCGTGCCTGCGCAGATAGTCCGGGCTGGCGCAGACGGCATGGCGGATGGTGGCGATGGGGCGTGCGACAAGCGAGGAGTCTTTCAACCGGCTGATCCGGATGGCGAGATCAAAGCCTTCGTTGATCAGGTCCACGAAGCGGTCGTTGAGATCCAGGTCCACCCGCATCTGGCGGTGGCGATCCAGAAACTCGCCGATTACCGGCGCCAGATGCAGCACGCCGAACGACATCGGCGCGGCCACGCGCAGCGCGCCGGTAGGTTCGGTGCGCGCGGCGGAGGCGATGGCCTCGGCCTCGTGCAGGTCGGCCAGGATGCGCACCGCGCGTTCATAGAACTCCTGGCCGGGTCCCGTCAGGCTGATGCTGCGCGTTGAGCGTTGCAGGAGTTGGGCGCCCAGGCGGTCTTCCAGCTCCCGGATGCGTCGGCTGACCGCGGACTTGACCACACCCAGGCGATCGGCCGCGACACCGAAACCGTGTGCGTCGACGACGGCGACAAAGGTGCGCAGGTCTTCGTAGCGGTCAGCCATCGTTCTCTCGCGGTGCACAGCGTGTGCTCAAAATAACACCAATAATGTCAATGACATAGGCCTATGATGCAGCAGTCGGCGGCGGGCCGGCCACACTGCCGGGTGGGTCCGCAGCCCCGCTACGCCATCCGCAGCATCCATTATTCCCCTGGGAGAACGCCATGAAACGACAGCCCCTCCATCGACGCTTTCCATCCGCCCTGTTTGCAGCGGTCATCGGTGTCGCCGCCACAAGCGCCCTGCCGCCCGCCGCGGCGGCCGAGCCTGTCTGGGATGCCAATACCGTCGAGCTGGTCAGCCACACCCTGGCGCCGGACGTGTACGCGATGATTCCGCGCAATGCCGCCGAGGCGGCCAACGGTGTCGCCTTGGCCACCACCAGCGGCATCGTCGTCGGCAGCAAAGGCGTGCTGGTAGTCGACACCATGATCAACGAGCGCCTGGCGCGACAGGTTCTCGATCGCGCGAAGCAGGTGTCGAAGCAGCGTGTCCGCTATGTCGTCAACACCAGCTACCACGGCGATCATTCCTACGGGAACTTCTATTTTCCGCCGACGACGACGGTGATCCAGCATGCCGCCACACGCGACTACATCGGCCAGCACTTCGCCGAGGACGTCGCCTTCATGGAAGGCGCGTTCGGCAAGGGACGCGGAATCGACAAGATCCAGCCGCGGGCCGCGGACGTGATGATTCCCGCCGGTGGAAAGCTCACCCTGGACCTGGGCGGCAAGACGGTGCACCTGATCGACTTCGGATTTGCCCAGACCGGCGGCGATGTTTTTGTCTGGGTGCCCGATGCCAGGGTGATGTACACGGGCAATCCCGTGATCGCGCCCAGGCCGTCGCTGCCATGGCTGCTCGACGGGCACGTGGAAGACACCCTGGCGACGCTGCGTCGCGTGCATGAGTTCCTGCCGGCGGACGCGAAGATTGTTCCCGGACACGGCCCCGTC
This genomic stretch from Tahibacter amnicola harbors:
- a CDS encoding SRPBCC family protein; protein product: MTSSCRFELVTHWHIPAPREVVWKAIRSVNAWPSWWPYVTAVEEVDAGGSDGVGACHRLDWSSRLPYSLRLVTHVVEVVPQSRLRASASGDLRGEGRWSLADTRTGTAVEYLWRVELEKRWMQRIARLARPVFEWNHQGVMAAGERGLTRHLRTDLLAPVSG
- a CDS encoding LysR family transcriptional regulator, with amino-acid sequence MADRYEDLRTFVAVVDAHGFGVAADRLGVVKSAVSRRIRELEDRLGAQLLQRSTRSISLTGPGQEFYERAVRILADLHEAEAIASAARTEPTGALRVAAPMSFGVLHLAPVIGEFLDRHRQMRVDLDLNDRFVDLINEGFDLAIRISRLKDSSLVARPIATIRHAVCASPDYLRRHGTPATPEDLAGHRGLAYSNLDERTYWSFIQPDTGKAFSVEVASVLRVNNGGALRESAIAGHGVAYLPTFIIAPAVERGELVPLLQPFQRPPLELSAVYPSRRNVPAKVRAFIAFLADRFGEAPYWDAIVDAAAGP
- a CDS encoding MBL fold metallo-hydrolase, with the protein product MKRQPLHRRFPSALFAAVIGVAATSALPPAAAAEPVWDANTVELVSHTLAPDVYAMIPRNAAEAANGVALATTSGIVVGSKGVLVVDTMINERLARQVLDRAKQVSKQRVRYVVNTSYHGDHSYGNFYFPPTTTVIQHAATRDYIGQHFAEDVAFMEGAFGKGRGIDKIQPRAADVMIPAGGKLTLDLGGKTVHLIDFGFAQTGGDVFVWVPDARVMYTGNPVIAPRPSLPWLLDGHVEDTLATLRRVHEFLPADAKIVPGHGPVMERGDLAWHIDYLAALTTQVKRGVAEGKSLEQVVAQTTLPEFQGYAIRGWVHDQINVPAAFKEFSKKP